In Rana temporaria chromosome 3, aRanTem1.1, whole genome shotgun sequence, a single window of DNA contains:
- the TMEM127 gene encoding transmembrane protein 127 — MFAPGGSGGSSMPRRRGHGTHALPKQPERSLASALPGALSITALCTALAEPAWLHIHGGSCKRQELGVADVLGPEDPELLSKFCMNRQTILLLRVIAGFCFLGIACSMTAFLLDVFGPKHPALKITRRYAFAHILTVLQCATVIGFCYWASELILALQQQHKQYHGSQVYVTFAVSFYLVAGAGGASILATAANLLRHYPTEEEEQALELLSEMEADSYPAEYDVMNPFQPPPAYTP, encoded by the exons ATGTTTGCTCCCGGCGGGTCCGGAGGTTCTTCTATGCCCAGGAGAAGGGGCCACGGAACCCATGCCCTTCCCAAGCAGCCAGAGAGAAGCCTGGCATCAGCTTTGCCCGGCGCTTTGTCTATTACTGCCCTGTGCACTGCTCTGGCAGAACCTGCCTGGCTACATATCCATGGAGGGTCCTGCAAACGTCAGGAGTTGGGGGTTGCCGATGTGCTAGGACCAGAAGATCCGGAACTACTTTCAA AGTTTTGTATGAACCGTCAGACTATACTTCTCCTTCGTGTCATTGCTGGCTTCTGTTTCCTGGGCATTGCCTGCAGTATGACGGCCTTCTTGCTTGATGTTTTTGGGCCCAAGCACCCAGCTCTAAAAATCACACGTCGCTACGCCTTTGCTCACATTCTTACAG TTTTACAATGTGCTACAGTGATTGGCTTCTGCTACTGGGCCTCAGAACTTATACTTGCCCTTCAGCAGCAGCACAAGCAGTACCATGGTTCCCAAGTCTATGTCACCTTTGCTGTCAGTTTCTACCTGGTGGCTGGTGCTGGTGGAGCATCCATCTTGGCTACTGCGGCAAATCTCCTGCGCCACTACCCTACGGAAGAGGAAGAGCAGGCTCTAGAGCTGCTGTCAGAGATGGAAGCTGACTCTTACCCTGCAGAGTATGATGTCATGAATCCTTTCCAGCCTCCGCCAGCCTATACTCCCTAA